The following coding sequences lie in one Isoptericola variabilis 225 genomic window:
- a CDS encoding carbohydrate ABC transporter permease, with protein sequence MTQLTQSQGALPSTAPHGAARRGGPHSGTVHRAPLRERMADPLFNVVAVGLLLFAIAAILYPLYFIVIASVSEPVEILNGNVWLWPQGFTLEGYGRILSDPDILRGFANSVLYTLVGTAVSVVAILCGAYALSRKDMYGRTFFMLVFIITMFIDGGLIARYLVVRDLGMLDTMWAVVLPGAIGVWNLIIARAFFENNVPGELRDAAQLDGANDFRFFLGIVLPLSKPLIFLMIMIHLVANWNAFFDALIFLDDESKYPLQLVLRNVLIQSEVTAAGGSGAMDSYAAAQRIGELIKYGMIVISSIPLLIVMPFMQKYFTKGALLGAVKS encoded by the coding sequence ATGACCCAGCTCACGCAGTCCCAGGGCGCCCTGCCCTCCACCGCGCCGCACGGCGCCGCCCGCCGCGGGGGGCCGCACTCGGGGACGGTGCACCGCGCTCCGCTCCGGGAGCGCATGGCCGACCCGCTGTTCAACGTGGTGGCCGTCGGGCTCCTGCTGTTCGCCATCGCGGCGATCCTGTACCCGCTGTACTTCATCGTCATCGCGTCGGTGAGCGAGCCGGTGGAGATCCTCAACGGCAACGTCTGGCTGTGGCCGCAGGGCTTTACGCTCGAGGGCTACGGGCGCATCCTGTCCGACCCCGACATTCTGCGCGGCTTCGCCAACTCCGTGCTGTACACGCTGGTTGGGACCGCCGTGAGCGTCGTGGCCATCCTGTGCGGGGCGTACGCGCTGTCCCGCAAGGACATGTACGGCCGCACGTTCTTCATGCTCGTGTTCATCATCACGATGTTCATCGACGGCGGCTTGATCGCGCGCTACCTGGTCGTCCGCGACCTGGGAATGCTCGACACCATGTGGGCGGTGGTCCTGCCCGGCGCGATCGGCGTGTGGAACCTCATCATCGCCCGCGCATTCTTCGAGAACAACGTCCCGGGCGAGCTGCGGGACGCCGCCCAGCTCGACGGCGCGAACGACTTCCGATTCTTCCTCGGGATCGTCCTGCCGCTGTCCAAACCGCTGATCTTCCTCATGATCATGATCCATCTCGTCGCCAACTGGAACGCCTTCTTCGACGCGCTGATCTTCCTCGACGACGAGAGCAAGTATCCCTTGCAGCTGGTGCTGCGCAACGTCCTGATCCAATCCGAGGTCACCGCCGCCGGCGGCTCAGGGGCGATGGACTCCTATGCCGCCGCCCAGCGCATCGGCGAGCTGATCAAGTACGGGATGATCGTGATCTCCAGCATTCCGCTGCTCATCGTCATGCCGTTTATGCAGAAGTACTTCACCAAGGGCGCGCTGCTCGGCGCGGTCAAGAGCTGA
- a CDS encoding LacI family DNA-binding transcriptional regulator, which yields MARKKDKPTMWDVAARAGVSQATVSLVLNDVGGSRVAESTKVRVLTAVEELGYRTNAFARSLRSGDSSLIGFVSDEVASAPFPGKLLKGAQERAWETGHVILSIDTYDRPELEAAAIDTMMSYRVRGVVYASMYHRRVRVPESLRDVPTVVVNAQDAAGIVPSVFPDEEFGGYTATRHLIDAGHRRIAMINIQPRDSDLPAGIGRLAGYRRALDEAGIAFDPSLVRYGNGIVEHGLELTRELMDSTADRPSAIFCGNDRTAWGAYRALESLGLRVPDDCSIVGFDNQETLAPFLDPGLTTVALPFEQMARRAVEIVLGEGGDHPQLHPIECSLVRRGSVASAKVPV from the coding sequence GTGGCCCGTAAGAAGGACAAGCCGACGATGTGGGATGTCGCCGCGCGTGCGGGCGTGTCCCAGGCGACCGTGTCCCTCGTCCTCAACGACGTCGGTGGGAGCCGGGTGGCCGAGAGCACCAAGGTTCGGGTGCTGACGGCCGTCGAGGAGCTCGGGTACCGGACGAACGCCTTCGCGCGCAGCCTGCGCAGCGGCGACTCGAGCCTCATCGGCTTCGTCTCGGACGAGGTTGCGAGCGCCCCGTTCCCCGGCAAGCTGCTCAAGGGCGCGCAGGAGCGCGCCTGGGAGACCGGCCACGTCATCCTGAGCATCGATACGTATGACCGCCCGGAGCTCGAGGCGGCCGCCATCGACACGATGATGTCCTACCGGGTCCGCGGCGTCGTCTACGCCTCGATGTACCACCGTCGGGTTCGCGTCCCCGAGTCGCTGCGGGATGTGCCGACCGTCGTGGTCAACGCGCAGGACGCGGCCGGGATCGTGCCGAGCGTGTTCCCCGACGAGGAGTTCGGCGGGTACACCGCGACGCGGCACCTGATCGACGCGGGCCACCGCCGCATCGCGATGATCAACATCCAGCCTCGCGACAGCGACCTTCCCGCCGGCATCGGGCGACTCGCCGGCTACCGCCGGGCGCTCGACGAGGCCGGCATCGCGTTCGACCCGAGCCTCGTCCGCTACGGCAACGGGATCGTCGAGCACGGGCTCGAGCTGACGAGGGAGCTGATGGACTCCACCGCGGACCGGCCGTCTGCCATCTTCTGCGGCAACGACCGGACCGCCTGGGGTGCGTACCGGGCCCTCGAGTCGCTGGGGCTCCGCGTCCCCGACGACTGCTCGATCGTCGGCTTCGACAACCAGGAGACGCTGGCCCCCTTCCTCGACCCGGGCCTCACCACCGTGGCGCTCCCCTTCGAGCAGATGGCCCGTCGGGCCGTCGAGATCGTCCTCGGAGAGGGCGGCGATCACCCGCAACTCCATCCCATCGAGTGCTCACTGGTCCGCCGTGGATCAGTGGCGAGTGCAAAGGTGCCCGTATGA
- a CDS encoding sugar ABC transporter permease, whose translation MTTQSMAHQRAPVPRRGTSHLRRAGRSWQLYVLLAPALLYVVLFKYWPMYGAQIAFRNYNPADGFAGSPWVGLDHFERFVESFQFERLMVNTLSLNALGLLLAFPVPIVLALIVNQLQSDRFKKFTQTVLYSPSFISVVVVVGMIHLLFSPRAGIVNNAIEAFGGTPVFFMGSPEWFRPLYVGSDIWQNAGFSMIVYLAALTAIDPSLHEAARVDGANKWQRIRHIDIPGIMPVITILFILAIGNLFNLGFEKVLLMQTDLNLPTSEVIQTYVYKAGLQQAQFSYSAAIGVFNSLINLALLLTFNWVARRANQSSLW comes from the coding sequence ATGACCACTCAGTCCATGGCGCATCAGCGTGCGCCCGTGCCGCGCCGCGGCACGTCGCATCTTCGGCGTGCCGGGCGGTCCTGGCAGTTATACGTACTACTCGCGCCGGCGTTGCTCTACGTCGTCCTCTTCAAGTACTGGCCGATGTACGGGGCGCAGATCGCCTTCCGGAACTACAACCCGGCCGACGGCTTCGCCGGGAGCCCCTGGGTCGGGCTGGACCACTTCGAGCGGTTCGTCGAGTCGTTCCAGTTCGAGCGACTCATGGTCAACACGCTCAGCCTCAACGCCCTCGGCCTCCTGCTGGCGTTCCCGGTGCCGATCGTCCTCGCGCTGATCGTGAACCAACTGCAGAGCGACCGGTTCAAGAAGTTCACCCAGACGGTCCTGTACTCGCCGTCGTTCATCTCGGTCGTCGTCGTGGTCGGCATGATCCACCTGCTGTTCTCACCACGAGCCGGGATCGTGAACAACGCGATCGAGGCGTTCGGCGGCACGCCGGTGTTCTTCATGGGCTCCCCGGAATGGTTCAGGCCCCTGTACGTCGGGTCCGACATCTGGCAGAACGCCGGCTTCTCCATGATCGTCTACCTGGCTGCCCTCACCGCGATCGACCCGTCGCTGCACGAGGCAGCCCGCGTGGACGGTGCCAACAAGTGGCAGCGCATACGGCACATCGACATCCCCGGGATCATGCCGGTGATCACGATCCTGTTCATCCTCGCCATCGGCAATCTCTTCAACCTCGGCTTCGAGAAGGTCCTGCTCATGCAGACGGACCTCAACTTGCCGACCTCCGAGGTGATCCAGACCTACGTGTACAAGGCCGGCCTCCAGCAGGCGCAGTTCAGCTACTCCGCCGCCATCGGTGTCTTCAACTCCCTCATCAACCTCGCCCTGCTCCTGACCTTCAACTGGGTCGCTCGCCGGGCCAACCAGTCAAGTCTGTGGTGA